CGCCGTGCTGATCGGCGTGACGATCCGCAGGATGTCGTCGGGTCGGGCGGAGGTCGTGAAGTCCAGGTCGTGGGTCGGGCGGCCCAGCAGCGCGTCGCGCACCGGCCCGCCGACGATCGCGAGGTCGTGGCCGGCGTCGGCGAACGCCCGGCCCAGCTCGGCGACCACGGGGTGTGCCGCGAGGTCGCCGAGGCGCGCGAGTCCGGCGGCCATGTTGAGCATGGGTTCCAGGGTAGTCGGGGCGCCCTGAGCGGCCGGCGACCCCATCACGGCGATACGCTCGGAGCATGCGTGCGACGATCCTCTCCGGTCCCCGTGACATCCGCGTCGAGGAGGTGCCCGATCCGCAGCTCGCCACCACGGGCGGCGGCGTGGGCCGCGACGCGATCGTGCGCGTGGTCGCGGCGTGCGTGTGCGGCTCGGACCTGTGGCCCTACCGCGGCGTGACCCAGCCGAAGACCCCCAAGCGCATCGGCCACGAGATGGTCGGCGTCGTGGAGCAGGTCGCCGCCGACGTGACGCGCGTGAAGCCGGGCGACTTCGTCATCGCCCCCTTCTACGACTGCTGCGGCGCGTGCGCCAACTGCCGCAACGGCTTCACGACCTCGTGCCTCGAGGCCGGCAGCTGGGGCGGCCGCGATCACTGGGGCCTCGACGTGGACGGCTGCCAGGGCGAGCTCGTGAGGGTGCCGCACGCGGACGGCACGCTGAAGGTCGTCGAGGGCGGGATGCCGGACGAGTCGCTGATCCCGAGCCTGCTGACCCTGTCGGACGTATTCCTCACGGGCCACCACGCCGCGATCTCGGCCGGCGTGCGTCCCGGCTCCACCGTGGCGGTGGTCGGCGACGGCGCGGTCGGGCTCTCGGGCGTGCTCGCCGCCAAGCGCCTGGGCGCCGAGCGGATCGTGGCGATGTCGCGCCACGAGTCGCGCCAGCGCCTGGCCACCGCGTTCGGCGCGACCGACATCGTGCCGCAGCGTGGCGACGAGGGCATCGCGGCCCTCAAGGAGATGTTCGACGGCATCGGTCCCGACGCGGTGCTGGAGTGCGTCGGCACGAAGGAGTCGATGGATCAGGCCCTGCGCTCCGCGCGTCCCGGCGGCCAGGTGGGCTTCGTGGGCGTGCCGAACGGGGGACCGGAGCTGCCGGTGCGCACGATGTTCTCCACGAACGTCGGCGTCCGCGGCGGCGTCGCGCCGGTGCGCGACTACGTCGACGAGCTGCTGCCCGAGGTCCTGGACGGATCGCTGAACCCGGGCGCGGTGTTCGACGCCACGTTCTCGCTCGACGAGTCGGCCGAGGCCTACGCCGCCATGGACGAGCGCCGCGCGATCAAGTCGCTGCTGCGCCCCTGACCTCGGCCGGCGCCTTCTTGGGCCAGATCGTGTAGCTCACGGCCCAGATCGTCTCGACGGCGAAGATCACGCCGAGGATGCCGTACATCCCCGTGAGCGCGGTCACGTCGGCGCCCTCCGCGGCCACGCGGGTGAGCAGCCACAGCACGCCGGCCGCGATCGCGACCGCCAGCCCTGTGCGCGCGACGTCGCCCCAGCACGCCCGGGCGTAGGCGGCGCCGTAGGCCTTGCGCGGCGCCGGGCCGCCCGCGAAGCGATGGGCGAAGCGCGCATCGGCCCAGCGGATCATCCGGTGCCCGTACGCGATCGAGAACCCGAGGTAGGCCGCCGCGAGCGCGTGGGGGAGCGACGCGTCCCCGCCGCCGCGCAGGTCGGCGCCGACCGCGACCAGCAGCACGAGGTCGACCGCGGGCGTGAGCACCAGCAGGGTCGCGCCCAGCCGCGGCGCGCGCAGGATGTACCGCGCCGCAAGGCCGAGCGCGATGAGCACCCAGAAGCCGATCTCGCACGCGACGATGATGCCGAGGATCACGATCCCTCTCCTTTGTAGTACGGGTGTGCCAGAAAGAAACTAGCACGACCGTGCTACTTTGTCGCCATGCCCCGACGGATCGACCTCGACCAGCGACGCGAGCAGCTCGCGGAGGCGGTGTGGAGCACCATCCGCAGCAGCGGCATCGGCGCCGTCTCGGTGCGCACGGTCGCGGCGGCGGCCGGCGTGGCGGTCGGCTCGCTGCGCCACGTGTTCCCGACCCGCGCCGAGCTGCTGCGGTTCTCGGCCGAGCTCATGGTCCGCCGCGCCACCGAGCGGGTGACGGCGACCGTGCCGACCGGCGACGCGCGCGCCGATGCGCTGGCCCTGCTCGTGCACCTGCTGCCCACGCAGCCCGACAGCCGCGCCGAGCTCGAGGTGCAGCTCGCCCTCATCGCGGAGGCGCCCGCGGTGCCCGAGCTCACGCAGATCCGCGATCATTCGATGCGGCAGGTGCGGGCGCTCGCCCGGCACATCGTCGACGCGCTCGCACCCGGCCTGACGACCGCCCGCGCGGAGGCGGAGGAGCGCCGACTGGCCGCGCTCACCGACGGCCTCGCGCTGCAGCTGCTGGCGCAGCCGATCGACGCGCCCCACGCGTGGGCGGTGGGGGTGCTGCGCGACGAGATCGACCGGATCGCCGCCCTCGCCTGAATCCCCGGCGCCCTCCGGGCGACGCGACCGGCTCAGTCCGCGAAGGCGAGGAAGCCGTCGAGCAGCAGCTCGCGGATCGTCGGCAGCAGCGAGGCGCGCAGGGCCGCGGCGTCGGCCTCGAGGATCTGCGCGATCGCATCGATGAGCACGCCCGCCGGCAGCTCGCCGTCCGAGGCGCCGAGGAACCCGGCCAGCGCGGGGTCGGCCTGCACCGAGCGACCGAATCCGCCGCCCTGGCGCAGCTCGATCACGCTCGGCGCCTCCTCGCCGGGGCGGTGGTGGCGCGCCTCGGTCACGTCGGCCGCGGTGCGCAGCCGCGCGGCGGCGAGCGCCTCGTCGTCGAGGGCGGCGGCGCGATCGTGCTCGGCGAGGGCCGCGGCCAGGTGCGAGCCGAGCGCGCCCTCCGACGGGATCGGGTTGGTCACCCGCTCGTAGCGCGCCAGCGTCGGGGCGCCCTCGGCACGGCGCAGCAGCACGTACCCGAAGCCGATCGCGGTCACACCGCGCGCGGCGAAGTCGTCGAGCCACGCGTCGAGCAGCGCGTCGAACGCGGGCGAGCCGGGCACCGTGCCGCCGTCGCGGATCCACATCTCGGCGTAGCGGATGGGATCGAGCTCCTCGCGCTCCACGATCCACGCGTCCAGCGGCACGGGGGCCGATTCGATCCAGCCGCGCACGCGATCGAGCCCCGCCACCCCGTCGCGCGTCTCCCAGTTGGCCAGCAGCTGGGCGGTGCCGCCGGGCGCCAGGTGCGGCCCGACGCCCGTGATCACCCGCTCGACGAGGGCATCGCCGATGAGCCCGCCGTCGCGGTACTCGTAGGCCGGCACGCCCTTCGCGCGGGGCGTGATCACGAACGGCGGGTTGCTCACGATCCGGTCGAACGTCTCGCCCGCGACCGGGTCGAACAGCGAGCCGCCGCGGGTGTCGATCCCGCCCGTCCCGTTCAGCGCCGCGTTGAGCCGGGCGAAGGCGAGGGCGCGCTCGGAGATGTCGGTGGCGACCACCTCGTCGGCGTAGCGGCGGGCCCGCAGCGCCTGGATGCCGCACCCGGTGCCCAGGTCGAGCACCCGCCGCGCCGGCGTGGGCAGCTGCAGGCCCGCGAGCGTGAGCGACGCGCCGCCGACCCCGAGCACGTGGTCCTCGGCGAGCGCACCGCCGCCGAGGGCGAGCTCGTCGAGATCGCTCGCGATCCACCACTCGCCCGGGCCGCGGTCGTCGTGGAACGACTGCGGGCGCACGATCGCGCGGGGCTCGACGACGTCGCCGGCGATCTCGGCCAGCCCCAGCCGCTGCAGCCCCTCGGTGCCGAGCGCGGGGAGCGCGGCGCCGACGTCGGCGAGCGGCTGCGCGATGCCGAACACGAGCAGGCGGGCGAGCACCGCCAGGGCGTCGCGCCGGTCGCCGAGCCCACGCAGCGCGGGGGAGCGCAGCCCGCGGCCGCTCGCGTCGTCGGCCTCCACGCCCCACGCCGCCCGCAGCGCCTCCGTGCGGAAGCGGGCCGCGGCCAGGTCGGCCGCGAACGCGCGGCACAGCTCGGGATCGGCGTTCGGAGTCATGCCCCCATTCAACCCGCTCGGCCGCCCGGCCGGCGGATGGCGGTCGTCCCGGCCGAGGGAGATGTGCCGAGCCGAGGGCGAATCCGCCGATCCCGGGCGGATCCGGGGCGATTCCCCGCGCCTCGGGATCCCCGCCTCCTCCGGCACGCCCACCAGCCGGTACACAGGCCGGTTCGTAGGATGGACCCGGCATGTCCGCTCTTCGTCGTCTCCCCCGCACGACCGCGCGCAGGCGGCGAATCCTCGCCCCCCTCCCCGCGGTGCTCGCGGTGCTCCTGGGGATGTCGGCCTTCGCGCCGACCGCGGCGGCCGCGGAATCCGTCAGCCCCACGCCGTCGGCCGACGACGGATCGGGCCCCCAGCTCACGCTCGAGCCGGTCGACGACGGCCTCGTCGGTACCGAGCCGATCACGGCGAACGTGACGGTGCAGGCGCCGATCGGGCTCGCCGGCGTGCCCGAGGGCACCGTGACCCTGCGGATCGGCACGCAGCCGATCGCCGATCGCGCGGCACTGGACCAGTGGCTCGACGGTGCCGACTCGACGACGTTCACGGATCTCGACACGGCCGACAGCGACGCCCTCGCCGTCGGCGGCACCACGACCGTGGCCCTCGCGGAGGACACCCGCACGACGCCGCGCGCGCCCGGCGTGTACCCGCTGCGCGCGGTGCTCAGCGCGGGCGGCGAGCAGTACCAGGACGACCGCCTCGTGCTCATCGAGGGCGAGACGAGCCCCGCGGTCACGGTCGTCGTGCCGATCACGGCCCCCGCCACCGACCGCGGCCTGCTCACCGCCGACCAGCTGGCGGCCCTCACCGCCCCCGATGGGTCGCTCTCCACGCAGCTCGAGGCGGCCGCCGGCACCCAGGCCGCGCTGGCGGTCGACCCCGCGATCCCGGCGGCCATCCGCGTGCTCGGCGCGCAGGCGCCCGCGAGCGCCCTGGCGTGGCTGGAGCGCCTCGAGACGATCTCGAACGAGCGCTTCGCCCTCGCGTTCGGCGACGCCGACCCGTCGGTGCAGGTCGCCGGCGGCGTCTCGCCACCGCTCACGCCGATCAGTCTCGCGCCCTACCTTCCCGGCGCCGGTGGCCCCGAGCCCACCGCGACGCCCACGCCGTCGCCGACCCCCTCGCCCACGTCGACGGCCGCCCCCGACCCCACCGCGCTCGACCCGGCCGAGCTGCTCTCCATCGGCACCGCGCTGCCGGGGCTGCAGTGGCCCGATCCGAACGCCGTCGACACCGCCACGGTCGAGGCCCTGGCCGCGGCGGGGGAGACCTCGCTCGTGCCGTCCACCGCGACCGCGGCGGGCGTCGACGGATCGGCCGTCCCGTCGCGCGGAGACGGCGCCCTCGTCTACGACGCCGACGCATCCGATCTGCTCTCGCAGGCCGCCGCCACCGCCGAGCAGGCCGAGCGCGACCCGCTCCTCGACGCGGCCCGCGCGTCGATGTGGCTCGCCGCCGCCGAGTCCGGCGCGCCCGTGCTCGTCGCGCTCGCGCGGCAGGGCGGGGTCGACACCGAGGACGACGCCGTCGACCGCGACCCCTCGCCGCGACCGGCCGACGCCGTGCACGACGCGGTGGTCAGCGCCACCTCGTTCGACACCCGCCCGCTCTCGGCCCTCCTCGCCGACGCCCCGCGCCCGGTCGAGATCGCCGGCCCCGGCCCGGCGAGCGACCGTGTCGCGGCCATCGCGGAGCTGCACCACGGCGAGCAGCGCCTCGCGCAGGTGGGCACGGTGCTGAGCGATCCCACGCTGCTGACCGCGCGCGCCCGCGCCGAGGAGCTGCAGCTGCTCGGCGCCTCGTGGAGCCTGCACCCCGAGGCGTGGGCGGCGGCCATGGAGGGCCAGCGCGCCTCGCTCGCCGAGCTCGCCAACGGCGTCGGGATCGTCGTGAGCGACGTGCAGCTGGTCAGCTCCGAGGCGCCGCTGCCGGTGTGGATCCGCAACGACCTGCCCTACCCCGTCACCGTCACGCTCATCACGCGGCCCGACGACACGCGCCTCGCCGTGCAGCGCGTCACCGAGGTCGTGGCCGCGCCCGACCAGAACACGCGCGTGCGCATCCCCGTGGAGGCGACAATCGGCAGCGGCCAGGTCCGCCTCGACCTGTCGCTCGTGAGCCCGACGGGCGAATCGATCGGCACCGCCCAGTCCATGAACGTCACCGTCCGCGCCGACTGGGAGCGCGTCGGGATCGTGATCCTCTCGGTGCTGATCGTGGGGCTTGTCGTGCTCGGCACGATCCGCACCGTCCGCCGGCGCCGCCGCCGTGCGGACGACACCGGGGAGGCCTCGGATGGCTAGCCTCGGCCGCTCCAGCGCCCTCATCGCGGCGGGCACGCTCGCCTCGCGCGTGACCGGGCTGCTGCGCACGATCGTCCTCGTCGCCGTGATCGGCTCGTTCGGCTCGCCGGCGGCCGACGCCTTCGCGACCGCCAACCAGCTGCCCAACAACATCTACACCGTCATCTCCACGGGCATCCTCACCGCGGTGATCGTGCCGCAGATCGTGCGGGTGTCCACGCGCAGCGACGGCGGCCGCGAGTTCATCTCGAAGCTGTTCACGCTCGGCACGGTCGTGCTGCTGGCCGCGACGGCGATCGCGATGATCCTCGCGCCCGTGATCGTGTGGCTGTACGTGCCGAGGTTCTCGGCCGAGCAGCAGGCGCTCGCGGTCGCCTTCGCCTACTGGTGCCTGCCGCAGGTGCTGTTCTACGGGCTCTACGCCCTCGTGGGGGAGACCCTCAACGCCAAGGGCGTCTTCGGGCCGTTCGCGTGGGCTCCCGTGGTCAACAACGTCGTCTCGATCGCGGGCTTCGGGGTGATCATCGCGCTCACGGGCGGCGACGTGACCGAGGTGACCGAGTGGACGCCCGGCATGATCGCGCTGCTCGCCGGCACCGCGACGCTCGGCATCGTCGCGCAGGCGCTCGTGCTGTTCGCGTTCTGGCGCGGCACCGGCCTGCACCTGCGGCCCGACTTCCGCTGGCGCGGCGTCGGGCTGGGCGACATCGGCCGCCTCGCCGGCTGGACGTTCCTCATGATGCTCGTCGGCCAGGTCGCCGGCTGGATCCAGTCGCGGGTGGTCTCGGAGGCGTCGGGCGATGCGGGCATCGCGGTGATGCAGAACGCGTGGCTCGTGTTCATGCTCCCGTACTCCGTGATCGTGATGGCGATCGGCACCCCCTACTTCACGCAGCTGTCGGCGCACGCCCACGAGGGCCGCGACGACGCCGTGCGCGCCGACGTGGGCCGCGCCATCCGCACCCTCGGGCTCTTCGTCGTGATCGCCACCGCCGCCCTCGCCGCGGCCGCCGTGCCGGCCACCCGCGTGTTCACCCAGCGCGCCGGCGACGCGGTGGCGTCGGCGCCCGTGCTGCTCGCGTTCCTCGTGTGCCTCGTGCCGCTGGCGGTGCAGTTCGTCGTGCAGCGCACGTTCTACGCCTACGGCGACACCCGCACGCCGTTCCTGTTCACCCTGTTCCAGGGCGCGCTCGTGATCGGCTTCGCGTACCTGGCCGACGCGATCCTGCCCGTCGAGCTGCTCACGGCCGGCGTCGCCCTGGGCCAGGCGCTCGCGAGCACGCTGCAGGTGGTGCTGGCCACGTGGCTGCTGCGCCGGAGGATCGGATCGTTCGAGCTCGGCCGCTCGCTGTGGGCGCTCGGCCGCTTCGCCCTCGCCGCCGTCCCCGCCGCCCTCGCGGGATGGGGCGTGTACCTGTGGACGGGCGGCGCCGACGGGTGGATGACCGCGAGCATGCTGCAGGGCGCCCTCGGGACCGTCCTCGTCGGCGCCGTCGCCGTCGCGATCTACGTCGCGCTGCTGGCCGCGTTCCGCGCCCCCGAGCTCTCGGTCGCCGGCGGCATGCTGCGCCGGCTGCTCAGGCGCTGACCACGCGGTAGTCCGACCCGGGCTGCACCGCGAAGTCGATCGCCCCGGTGACGGGATCGACCGTGTGCGGCACCGCGCCGCCCGCGTCGTCGATCGCCCGCACCTCGCCGGCGTCCGGGTCGGCCTCGACGGTGATCGTGGAGGTCGACTCGCCGTCCGCGGCGGTGTAGCGGTACTCCGCCCCGGCCGGCGCGACGGGGAACACCTGGGCGTGCACCGCGTCGCCGACCTGATGGACGACGATGCCGCTGCCACCCACGAACGCCGGGATCTTCCCGAACGGCTGCTCGCGATCCTCCAGCGTGACCGGTCCCGTGAACCGCTCGCCCGTCTCGATGTCCATCCACTCGCCCTCGGGCAGGTACACGTCACGCGCCGTGGCCGTCGTGGCGTCGCTGCCGTAGAGCGGTGCGACCAGCAACGAGGGGCCGACCATCCACTCGTACTGCTTCGCCTCGGCCGAGACGAGCCCGTACGTGGCGGGGTCGTCGGGGAACGCGATCGGCAGCGGGGTCGCCGTCGACGGGTACCCGCTCTCGAACGAGGCGATCGCCTCGGAGTAGAGGTACGGCTGGTACTCGGCGTGCCACTGCGCGGCCTTGACCGTCGCCGCCACGAGCGAGGCGTCGCTCATCACCCACGGCTCGTTCCCGAACGACATCGAGGGCGACATCGCGGCGAACATCGCGTTGCGGGCGAGGAAGCGCTGCTTGTCGGCGTTGGTGGCCAGATCGGGCATCATGCGCCCGCCGACGATGTCGGGGTAGAAGTTCGGCTGGCCGCTCGTCGCGTAGGCGAGCCCGTTGATCGCGGTGCGGTCGCGGTCCGCCGGGCCGTGGTTGTAGTCGGTGTCGTTGATCCGCAGGATCGATCCGCCCACGGAGTAGGCGCTGTTGCGCACCATCACGAGGTTGCCGTCCTCGGCGAGCGCCTCGTTGACCGGGTTCACCAGGTCGTTGCGGGGGAACCCGTTGGCCGTGGCGTTGAACATGTGGTCCTCCTTGAAGCCGTCGGCCTCCCACGCGCGGGAGTTCTCGACGAACCAGGCGACCGCCTCGGGATTGTCGGGGTCGAGCAGGTAGACCCGGCCCGCGGGGAACGAGATGGTCGAGAAGGTCCGCGGCGAGCCGTCGGCGTCGGCGATCAGGTAGCCCTTCTCGATCGCCTCCGTCACCCACGGGCCGTCCTTGGCCGGATCGTACGTGCCGCCGTCCTCGGGCAGCGCCGGGAACGACTGCCGCAGCCCCAGGATGAGGGCGATGTCGTTGTCGGCGAAGAACTGCTTGTACGCCGCGGGATCCGGGTACTTCTCGCCCCACATGCCGAAGCTCGAGGTCGTGCCCTGCTGCGTGCCGACGTACGGCCAGAACCCCGATCCGGTCACGGCCCACGAGATCGGGAAGCCGCGCTCGAGGTACTCGGCCACCGACGCGGTGATCGTGGCCTGGTTGGTGTTGTACCCCAGCGCGCCGTACGACTCGTAGCCGACGCCGAAGAACGCATAGTCCGGCCGCGCGTCCGCGTAGCCGGCGTCGTGTCGGGCGTCGCGATAGGCGGCGTAGATCGTCTCCATGTCGCCGAAGAAGTAGTCGATGTCCAGGGCCGTGGCGGCGTTCGCCCCGAGGAGGGTGGCGTCGTCGTCGATCTGGATCGCCTGGCTGCCGTCCCAGAACGCCACCTGCGCGAACCGCCGGTCGGGGAACACCGTGAAGTTCGAGACGAATCGCTGCTCGGTGGTGCCGTCGGCGTTCTGGGCGTAGTAGTCCAGCGCCTTCGTGCCGTACACGTCGAGGTCGCCGCTCCAGCCGCCGAGGTCGCCCAGGCCGTAGGCGGGTGCCTGGCCGCCGGCGAGCTGGCCGCGCAGGTAGGCCGGGCGGTCGTCGTGCGGGGCGAGCCGGAGCGTCACGCGATCGGCGTGCACCGTCACCTCGGGATCGGCGGTGCGCCCGTCCGAGAACAGCACCTCGAACGTCGGGCCGTCCGCATCGGCGCCGACGAGGGTCGCGGCGACGGCCTCGCACAGCTCGGCGGGGTCGCCCCCGAGCAGCAGTCCCGTGTCGGCGTGCGCGCGCGCCACCAGCTCGTCGCCGCTCTTGAGCGCATACCGGGCGCGATCGCGGTCGAGCTCCCAGGCCCAGTCGTCGGCCTGCACCCGCACGACCGTGCCGTGCTGCACGAGACGGTAGCCGTCGAACACCTGCGTGGGCGCGTTGCTGCGCTCCACCGGCGCCGTCACGCTTCCGCACGCGGGCCCGAGCGGCACGAGCCGCACGGCGTCGGCGCGGGTGATGGCCCCGAGCGAGGGCGCGGTCACCGCCGAGCCGTCGCTCGCGGTGACGGTGAGGGCGAGCTCGGCGCCCGCCTCCAGCTCGACGGTGCCCAGCCGATTCCAGCGCGAGCCGTTCGCGGTCTGGTCGACGACCACGGGCTCGCCCTCCTGACCGGTCCAGGCGTATCGCACCCGCTTGCCGTTGTCGACGCTGCTCGTGTAATACGTCTCCACGCCGTAGCGCCCGGCCTCGGGCACCGTGATCACCCATGTCGCGGTGTCTCCCGCCGTGCGGGTGAAGCGCGGGCGGACGCCGTCATAGCTGGGATCGCGCGCGGTCGACCACGAGCCGACCTCGCTGTAGCCGGGCGACTGGGTGGTGGCGACGATCGGCTCGGCGTCGTCGGCCTGCGACGGCGCCGCGATGCCGAGGCTGAGCGCCAAGGCGAGCGCGGCCGCCGCGGCGATGCGGGAGCGGAGGGTTCTGGTGGTCATGCGATCACGTCCTTGTGATGCGGGGCGGCCGGTCAGGGCCGCGGTGGGGTCTCGTAGGCGCGGAACGCGTAGACCCGCGCCTGGGCGGCGCCGTTGGTGGCGCGGACGCTCAGGCGAAGGGCCCGCGTCGTGATGCTCGGAAATCGGTGCACGCGGTGGCGCCGGCGGTTGCCGGTGACGGCGGCGACCTCGCGCCACGCGCCGGACTCGTCGAGGGCCTCGATCGCGTAGTCCCGCACGAGCTCCGGGAACACGCGATCGGGCGTGCGATGGTGGTGCAGCGTGTTCAGCTCCACGTCGAGGTCGTCGTCGAACACGACGCGCACCTCCGACACGGCCCGCTCCGCGGGCCAGTCCAGCCGCAGCCAGGGCGCGCGGTCGTCGGCGCGCGAGGCCCACAGGTTCGGGCCGCCGTAGTACCGCTGATAGCCCCCGACGGCCCGCGCCGCCGCGAAGGCCGCGGTCTCGGGCGTGATGCGGGCGCGCAGGGTGCGGCCGCGGAGCGGGATCGCCGGCCAGGCGATCACGGCCTCCGACTGGTCGACGGCCACGTTCACGTCGCCGTCGGCCTCGGCCCGCCGCACGAGCGTGAGCATGCCGGGCACCTGCGCGGCCTGCAGGTGCACGTCGATCGCCTCGTCGGCGGCGAGGGTGACCACCACGCTCTCGGGCTCGGCCGGCGCCCACTCCAGCGGCAGCCGGACCCACTGCGGCTCGGCCGCCGCGGTCACGGGCACCCGGACGATGCGGCGGTGGTCGACCGGCACCGCGTTCTGGGGGCGCCCGGTGGTCCACAGCGAGGCCTCCACGACGGTGTCGGCGCGCACGGTGAGCAGCACCTCCACGGCGTCGATCCGCGGGTCCACCGGCAGCAGCAGCCCCACCTCGGCGTCCAGCCGCAGCGGCGACGTCGCGGAGCCGGGCTCGAACTCGGCCGCGTCGATCGATGTCGCCTCGCTCGACGCCGTCACGGTGGCGGCGCGGGCGAGGTCCAGCGGATCGGTGTTGCGCACCCCGAACACCCCGGCGTCCTGCCGCAGCAGCAGCTGCCGCAGCCGGTCGGCGTGGTGGGTCGCGATCTCGCGCGGCCGCACCCCGAGCTCGAGCGCCAGGGCGGCGCCGGTGCCGGCGGCCTCGCCCCCGAGCCCGCAGGTGGCCATCACGCGCGACGAGCCGAAGGCCACGTGCGTGGCCGAGATGTCGCGCCCGGCCATGAGCATGTTGGCCACGTTCCGGGAGTAGTAGCTGCGGAACGGGATCCCGTAGATCCCGTCGGAGTAGCGCTGCAGCGCCCCCGCCTCGGTGGAGTACATGCCCTCCACCGGGTGCAGGTCGATCGACCACCCCCCGAACGCGACGGCGTCGGGGAAGTCGACCTGTCCGAGGATGTCGTTCTGGCTCAGCACGTGATCGCCCAGGAAGCGGCGGTACTCCCGCTTGCCCGGGATCGCCCCGACCCACTCGAGGTCGAGGGTGTCGGCCTCGAACTGCCCCGAGTTCTTGATGTAGTCCCAGATCCCGAAGATCACGCCGCGCAGCTCGTCGCGGATGCGCTCGTTGTCGTCGACGATGTCGAGCTCGCCGCCCCACTCGATCCACCAGTAGTGAGCGCCCGAGTCGCCGCTGCGCAGGATGCGCGAGGTGGGGATCGGGGTGTCGCGGATGTCGATCGCCGAGTCCGGCGCCACGTACTCCACCGGCCGGCCGCGATCGGCCGTGTAGAAGAGGATCGTCGAGCCCAGGAACTCCCGATCGGCCACCTCCGGCGCCCACTCCTCGCCGTGCTCGTCGCGCGCCTCGCGGCCCAGGCGATAGTCGGCGCCCGCGAGGTGGCCGATCAGGCCGTCGCCCGTGCAGTCCAGCACGTACGGGCTGCGGAACTCGCTCCAGATCTCCGACCCCATCGTCCAGCCCCGCACGCTGCGGATGATCCGCTCCCCGTCGACGTCGGCGGCGTCCACCTCGCGCACGTCGGTGTTGAGGAAGAGACGGATGTTCGGCTCCGCGCGCACGGCGTCCCAGACCACCTCGTCCCACAGGATCGGGTTGCCCTCGGGATTGCGGTACTGGTTCTCGACGTACAGCTCGCCGACGATGCCCGTCTCGCGTGCGAAGCGCTGCACACCGTGGGCGGTCGCGCCGCACACCCAGACCCGCACCTCCGACGAGGAGTTCCCGCCCAGCACCGGCCGGTTGTTGATCAGCGCGACCCGCTTGCCCAGGCGTGCCGCGCTGATCGCGGCGCACACCCCCGCGAGTCCGCCGCCCACCACCGTGATGTCGGAGTCGATCGTCTGAGAGCGCATGCCGTCCTTCGTGTCGGGGATCAGGGTGGGGGAGGCGTCAGAGCATGCCGGCGATCGTCGACTTCGCCTCGGCGAGCGCGTCGGCGGGGCTGGCGTCGCCGATCAGCACCGCCTGCACGTTCTCGGCGATCGCGGTCTCCATCTGGGCGTAGTTGACGTACCCCCAGAACGGGTTCTTCGTCGCCGTGGCCGTGATCCGCTCCGCGAACTCGCTGTTGAACCGGTCGGCGCCCACCGCCTCGGACTGCAGGCCGGACTCGGTCGCGGGCGGAAGCGAGAGCGCCTCGAAGTAGGCGGCGGTCTGCTCGTCGTCGCTCGTGAGCCACTGGGCGAACTCGGCCGCGGTGCCCTCGCCGTCGCCGCTGACCACGCAGACGGCGTGGCCCCAC
This genomic interval from Microbacterium sediminis contains the following:
- a CDS encoding zinc-dependent alcohol dehydrogenase family protein; amino-acid sequence: MRATILSGPRDIRVEEVPDPQLATTGGGVGRDAIVRVVAACVCGSDLWPYRGVTQPKTPKRIGHEMVGVVEQVAADVTRVKPGDFVIAPFYDCCGACANCRNGFTTSCLEAGSWGGRDHWGLDVDGCQGELVRVPHADGTLKVVEGGMPDESLIPSLLTLSDVFLTGHHAAISAGVRPGSTVAVVGDGAVGLSGVLAAKRLGAERIVAMSRHESRQRLATAFGATDIVPQRGDEGIAALKEMFDGIGPDAVLECVGTKESMDQALRSARPGGQVGFVGVPNGGPELPVRTMFSTNVGVRGGVAPVRDYVDELLPEVLDGSLNPGAVFDATFSLDESAEAYAAMDERRAIKSLLRP
- the murJ gene encoding murein biosynthesis integral membrane protein MurJ gives rise to the protein MASLGRSSALIAAGTLASRVTGLLRTIVLVAVIGSFGSPAADAFATANQLPNNIYTVISTGILTAVIVPQIVRVSTRSDGGREFISKLFTLGTVVLLAATAIAMILAPVIVWLYVPRFSAEQQALAVAFAYWCLPQVLFYGLYALVGETLNAKGVFGPFAWAPVVNNVVSIAGFGVIIALTGGDVTEVTEWTPGMIALLAGTATLGIVAQALVLFAFWRGTGLHLRPDFRWRGVGLGDIGRLAGWTFLMMLVGQVAGWIQSRVVSEASGDAGIAVMQNAWLVFMLPYSVIVMAIGTPYFTQLSAHAHEGRDDAVRADVGRAIRTLGLFVVIATAALAAAAVPATRVFTQRAGDAVASAPVLLAFLVCLVPLAVQFVVQRTFYAYGDTRTPFLFTLFQGALVIGFAYLADAILPVELLTAGVALGQALASTLQVVLATWLLRRRIGSFELGRSLWALGRFALAAVPAALAGWGVYLWTGGADGWMTASMLQGALGTVLVGAVAVAIYVALLAAFRAPELSVAGGMLRRLLRR
- a CDS encoding TetR/AcrR family transcriptional regulator; its protein translation is MPRRIDLDQRREQLAEAVWSTIRSSGIGAVSVRTVAAAAGVAVGSLRHVFPTRAELLRFSAELMVRRATERVTATVPTGDARADALALLVHLLPTQPDSRAELEVQLALIAEAPAVPELTQIRDHSMRQVRALARHIVDALAPGLTTARAEAEERRLAALTDGLALQLLAQPIDAPHAWAVGVLRDEIDRIAALA
- a CDS encoding DUF7059 domain-containing protein translates to MTPNADPELCRAFAADLAAARFRTEALRAAWGVEADDASGRGLRSPALRGLGDRRDALAVLARLLVFGIAQPLADVGAALPALGTEGLQRLGLAEIAGDVVEPRAIVRPQSFHDDRGPGEWWIASDLDELALGGGALAEDHVLGVGGASLTLAGLQLPTPARRVLDLGTGCGIQALRARRYADEVVATDISERALAFARLNAALNGTGGIDTRGGSLFDPVAGETFDRIVSNPPFVITPRAKGVPAYEYRDGGLIGDALVERVITGVGPHLAPGGTAQLLANWETRDGVAGLDRVRGWIESAPVPLDAWIVEREELDPIRYAEMWIRDGGTVPGSPAFDALLDAWLDDFAARGVTAIGFGYVLLRRAEGAPTLARYERVTNPIPSEGALGSHLAAALAEHDRAAALDDEALAAARLRTAADVTEARHHRPGEEAPSVIELRQGGGFGRSVQADPALAGFLGASDGELPAGVLIDAIAQILEADAAALRASLLPTIRELLLDGFLAFAD
- a CDS encoding DUF6049 family protein; translation: MSALRRLPRTTARRRRILAPLPAVLAVLLGMSAFAPTAAAAESVSPTPSADDGSGPQLTLEPVDDGLVGTEPITANVTVQAPIGLAGVPEGTVTLRIGTQPIADRAALDQWLDGADSTTFTDLDTADSDALAVGGTTTVALAEDTRTTPRAPGVYPLRAVLSAGGEQYQDDRLVLIEGETSPAVTVVVPITAPATDRGLLTADQLAALTAPDGSLSTQLEAAAGTQAALAVDPAIPAAIRVLGAQAPASALAWLERLETISNERFALAFGDADPSVQVAGGVSPPLTPISLAPYLPGAGGPEPTATPTPSPTPSPTSTAAPDPTALDPAELLSIGTALPGLQWPDPNAVDTATVEALAAAGETSLVPSTATAAGVDGSAVPSRGDGALVYDADASDLLSQAAATAEQAERDPLLDAARASMWLAAAESGAPVLVALARQGGVDTEDDAVDRDPSPRPADAVHDAVVSATSFDTRPLSALLADAPRPVEIAGPGPASDRVAAIAELHHGEQRLAQVGTVLSDPTLLTARARAEELQLLGASWSLHPEAWAAAMEGQRASLAELANGVGIVVSDVQLVSSEAPLPVWIRNDLPYPVTVTLITRPDDTRLAVQRVTEVVAAPDQNTRVRIPVEATIGSGQVRLDLSLVSPTGESIGTAQSMNVTVRADWERVGIVILSVLIVGLVVLGTIRTVRRRRRRADDTGEASDG